Genomic segment of Lemur catta isolate mLemCat1 chromosome 2, mLemCat1.pri, whole genome shotgun sequence:
aatattagaaacaatctaAACATTCAGTGCGCCTATTTTATTCATATGGAAACATGTCCCCCAAATATTGTTGAGTATCAAAAGAAAAGTGCAGAAGAGAGTGTAAAATGAAACACTCAGTGCAAACAGGCACTGTTGGGAGTATTTATCTGGTGGTGCCAGATTTTATCTGGTGGAGCCTTTTCATTTGATCTCTGCTGACTGTTGGAGAAGCAGCCCACCGTGGGCACCCCTGAGCATCCCTGCACATTCTTGCTGGGTGTGCCAAGAATGCCAGGACCTGACAAACTACTCTTTACTTAAGGCATTTCTCAGTGTTGTGTTTGCCGTGAGCAGCCACCCTGACGGATGAAGTGGTGCCTCCCTTCGGAACACTGAGCAAGCTTGCCTGCTGCCAGCTACCCCCAAGCTCAGTGTTCCTCTGCTGCAGTGCAAGcccactgtgtgcctggcatcAGTCTGGGCCCTTCTATGTTGCTCCTGTGGAACTTGGGGGTAAGGAGAACTGATGCAAACCTCATGCTCTTGTTGCTTGCTGTGCTGCGAGTGATGGATTCCcatgtctctgacccaggagtctcgtGTCTTTGGGTCAGACTAACTTGTCAGTTTCTAAGTATGATACAGTCCCAGACTGCCATGAAACTGACATAATTTTCTATTATCCACATGAGTTGCttttacaatataaaaatcagttttggcttttaaaaatttttttaaatttattttaggatgaggtctggctatgttgcttgagctgaacttgaactcctgggcttgagagatcctcttgcctcagcctcctgagtagctgggactataagcacccctcaccatgcctggctaagttttctatttttagtagagatggggtctcgctcttgctcaggttggtctcgaactcctgaccttgagcgatcctccctcctcagcctcccagagtgctaggattacaggcatgaaccactgcgcccagcctgatttttttttttttttcaaaaaaggcaaAGACCAAAAAATACATATCCCAAGAGTTAAAGCATACTAATTAGAGGAAAGTCAGGAAATAGAAATCATTcacagagggaaataaagaaCTCCCTACTCTCATCTATCCAAAGACTATTTGGTTAACCCCTCAGCAGACATCTTTCCTATTTTCCATCTAGATTCCTGCATCCTTAGGAGTCTTCTACAAAAATGCGACCATATCCTACACAGTGCTTAGTAACCACCTCGGTTTAGTCAAGCGTGCTACTGAGGGCCATCGTGGGGACCCACAGCTTCTGTGATGCAGTCAAGAGCTCCCCAGCCTGCAAAGGCTCTCACGGCCCCAGCCAGGCTCGGGGGCTTTCCCCTGCCCTGCTACTTCCTGGGAGCTCTTGGGACAGGAAATGGTGCCACCCAGGTCTTGGCCTAACAGCTCGGAGACCACAAATAGAAAGGAAATCACCCTCCCCGCCGACTGCCTCCTCTGCACCCTGAGTTCTCAAGGGTGTATTCCCACCACCCTGGCTCTGACTCCAGCCTGCCCCAGCATCATCCCTTGCTATCCTATTCCCCAGCTAAGACCCGGGAATCCCATGCCAGATCCCGCACATCCCCTCCCGCCTCAGTGAGCCCCAGAGCCCCCCGGCCCCATGCCAGACCCCAGAAGGAGCAGGTGAGGGTGCTGTCCTCACATAGCAGCTGCAGGagcagggtgggtggggcaggatgcagggtggggtgggtggagccAGGGCCCCACTTCCTTTCCCCCTGGGGCCCTGTCTGCCCCagtcctgccccagcctcaggaGGAGTTGGAGTGGCCTGGCCCCAGACCTGTGCCCTAATCAACTGAGCCGGTAAGGGGGTGTGACCTGGTGGGGTGGCCTGGTGGGACAGGGGCCTCAGTGGACCTGGGAATGTGCCTATGGCTTGAAAAGACCCTGACAGGTGATGGGAAAAGAGGACCAGGGGCCATAGGGCTGCACAGGAtcaggcagggtgggagggggtggctgTTGCTGGGGTCCGAACTGCCTAGGCTTGTGGGGGCCCCGGATGGGGCTGATGGGGCAGCTTCCAGCATCTGCTCACTTGTTATTTCTGATAATGATAAAAGCAAGGGTGGAAAAAGCCGTTAAACCACAAGCTGGGCCCGGCCGTTGGCAGGgaagtgggcaggagggagggcctggcccggtcctcccccagctccccggCGTTCCGTTTCTCCAACCCCCTCTCACCTCAGGTCCCAACTCTGCGTGTGCCTTGCTCTGGAGATGGCCCTGCTTCTGCTCTTCTGGGCCCTGGTGGTGAGCCCAGAGGCTCTGGGCAACCAGACAACTTTGCAGCCGTCCAGCCCTGGAGGGTCCTCTTTGGTCTCACGTAACTCTGAGGCCCTGAACCTCAACTCAGTGATGTCCATCAGCTCGGTAACAAAGGACCCCAAGGATGACGGCACTGGGGACCAGGTTTCAAGCCCACCTCGAACTCCCACTGCCAGTGAGGTGTCCCCTCTTGGGACTTCCACTGGTGCTAGCACTGACCCCCCTGTGTCTGAGCCAACAGTCTCCCAGGAAGTTTCCCCCGAGAAGTCATCAATGCTCTTAGAAACCTCAAATGCAACCAGTGACCCTGCTGTTCCCACAGCAATATCCCACAATGTGACCAGTGGAATCATGACAGCTAGCTCTCTGGAGACCTCCAATGGGGCCAGCGGACCCCCTGTCACCACGGCCACTAGCTCTCTGGAGACCTCCAGTGGGGCCATTGGACCCCCTGTCACCATGGCAACTAGCTCTTTGGAGACCTCCAATGGGGCCAGCGGACCCCCTGTCACCATGGCAACTAGCTCTCTGGAGACCTCCAGTGAGGCCAGTGGACCCCCTGTCACCACGGCCACTAGCTCTCTGGAGACCTCCAATGGGGCCAGTGGACCCCCTGTCACCATGGCAACTAGCTCTCTGGAGACCTCCAATGGGGCCAGCGGACCCCCTGTCACCATGGCAACTAGCTCTCTGGAGACCTCCAGTGAGGCCAGTGGACCCCCTGTCACCACGGCCACTGGTTCTCTGGAGACCTCCAATGGGGCCGGCGACTCCTCCATCTCCAGTGTAAAAATATCCACGGTGATTACTCCTGTCGTCATGCCCTCCCCAAATCCACACGGGGGGTCGAAGGGCGTGCTGCTTGTGCCTGTGCTCATGGCCCTGCTGGTGGCCGTGGCCTTCATAGCTCTGCTCCTGCTGTGGCGCCACCGGCAGAAGCGGCGCACAGGGGCCCTGAAGCTAAGCGCGGGCAGAAAGCGCAATGGGGCGGTGGATGCCTGGGCTGGGCCAGCCCGGGTCCCCGAGGAGGGAGCCGCGACAGCGACAGCGGGAGGGCCTGGGGAGGACAAGGGCCCCGGGGTCCCCAACGGGGAGGAGTCCGGCCCGCGGCCCACGCTCACCACTTTCTTCGGCAGGCGGAAGTCTCGCCAGGGCTCCTTGGCCCTGGAGGAGCTGAAGCCGGAGTCAGGGCCCCGCCTGGGAGCGGAGGAAGAGCCGCTGGTGGGCAGTGCGGCCGGGGCCGGGGAGGACCGCACTTCCGATGGGCCCGAGGCGCGGCGGTGCTCGTGAGGGGCAGGAGCCGAGGGCCGCCCCCCGCCCGCGTCCTCCCGGCGGCTCCTCGGCTCCTGCCTCCGCGCCCGCCTCGCCCGCCTCGCCCTCGCCGCACCGCCGGCCGCCTGCGGACCGAGGCGGGAACCGCCCGGGCAGCCGCTACCTCTCCCCATCACCTCCTCTCCACCTCTCTAATCCTTGCAGCCAGCTGCCGGGACCCCATAATGCCAGACTCACTTGACCTGTGACTTCTCGGGGGATCCCCAGGGGTATCAGAGTCtggaaagaaggagaaatgacAACCCAGCCAACTCCCACCCACGATTAGCTTTCTGAAGCGCTTTTGCTCGGCCGGCCCCGTAGTGAGAAGGGCTGACCCCTGGGGCAGCCCAGAACCTCCCCTGGCTCAGGGCCGCGGGCCCAGCCCGGAGCACCAGCTGGGGGGGCCCTCAGCAAGCGCTCAGGTGGGCCTGTGGCCTTTCCCAGAGCACCTGGGCTCTAGGCTGGCCCAGGCTCAAGCCTCCACACTCTCCCCACCTATGGCCTGAGGCAGCCAGAGGCTTCGCTATTTCTCCTCCCAGGGGCGAAGGTGAGAAGAGTTTCTGGCCACCTGTAGTTCTGAGTCCCTCCACCGTCCACGGTGCAGTTTGTGGGTAAGAAGTGAGGATTTGACGATGTTTGTGAAGGGCAGTAGTGAGAACACACGGTGTGAGCGAGGGGCAGGAAGCGGTGCAGGGACTGTGGAGATGCCAGCCTGAGGGTGGGGGACACAGGACTCCTGAGAACATACGTGTCCTCCTCTTTGCTCAGATGGGGCAGACACAACAGAAAATTCACCTCTGTCTGCAGCCCAGTAAAGAATGCCCGTCCTGATAGAAAGACACGTGTGACCCAAGTCCCAGGTCTTCAGTTCAGCCACTGTACCCCTTCGTCACAGTCTGCCTCCCTCCAGGACATGCCGTGCGCCCATCACACACGCGCGTGCGGAGAGGAGTCTGCCCAGTAGTGGGAACTGGTGCTGCAAAACCCCTGGTCTCACTGACGCTTTCGCCCTGTTGTGTTTAGTCTTCGTGTGGGGGCTGAGCACCCTCCCTTCTCCAGGGAAATCAGTGACAGTGAGTTCAACAAGAGGAGACAGCCGGGAGCAGAGACTTCcccagtgggtctggggtggagAGCAGCCTAGGCTGCTGCCCAAGGAAGCACAGGGCTGATGTTTCCCCAGGGCAAAGAGGAAATTTGCAAAGAGGAAGTTGTTGAGTCAGAGGGTGCAGTGGCTGAGAGCTGACAGACTGACCTACAAAAAGAGACATGGGACCCACGTGTGTCTGACTGCCTTGTGGCCTGGGTGGGAGATGGGCAAGGGCCAGGTGGGTCAGTTTGTGaagtaggggaggggaggggagagaagggcagaAAGTGGCCTGCTCTGGGGGGAAGGGCTGAGCCAGATGGAACccagcctccccccaccaccaccacgagGCTGAGCACCCATGGGGCTGTGTCTAGGCACCTTTTGCTACTTCTCACAAAGTGCTGTTTGGACTAACTGTAGCCAGGGAACGACAGAAGTGAGTTGCAAAAGTCTGTTAGAGATTCTGCAACTGTTGTCTTGGATTTGTCATACCAAGTGCCCCAATTTCAAGTTTAGAAAACACTGCCACTGAACTCCAAGGTCATCAGCTCCACCTCTCGATGGATAGATGCAGTCATTTCTGAACCATGACTGGTTTCCAGGGCAAATCCCGAAGGCAATGGGGTAGAGGTGGTAAGGCACCCAACAGAGCTTCCAGAGTCCAGAAAGTATCAAAATATCTTGTAAGTGTTAAAATAGAGGCACAAACAGAATTTTATGAGTGCACCGAAGGAAGAGAGTGAAATGCTGCCCCTGGACAAAGGTCGGAGGCTTAACCTGAGTTTGTCATTTGTCCTGGTCCTTTGTCACATCCACTGCTTTACTCCTGGGGGCTGTCACGCCTGGCCTGCCGCAGGTCCTCAGTGAATATGCAtctgagtgagtgaatgaatgaatgagaggaCCCTTCAGAGATCTGAAGGCTCGAGAAAGGGAAGGGCACTCTtggcagtggggagggcaggtgcAAAAACCTGAAAAGCAAAGCAGAGCGGTTCAATGTGGAATCTTTTTTGGGCAAATGTGGAATAGATGCTTTTCCATTCTCTAAAGGGAAAATCAAAGCAAAGGAAGCTACGTAGATATCGTAAGACCAAAaacaaaggagacagagagagaaacaataaggAAATATAACATATGAAGATAGGACCAAATATATCAGttaggaaaataattataaaaggcTTTTTGTACTTACCATCactaaaaatcatattttcaaaaactgtgtAATGACTTTCGAAAATGCCAACAATATAATGTTAAGCGGGGGAAAAAGTAAGTTACTAATCTGTAAATACATATGATTCTAGTTTTgcaacaaaaattcaaaaacatatataacagagaaaaaaaaggaatcaccCCAAATTTGCTGTGGTTATTATCTCTAAGTTGGTGGGTTtatatgtggtttttattttgtttatactttcctgtattttccaaattttatacaataaatatcTACTACTTTTACAGTTTGAAAAAATATTGGTAAAAAGGCTGTCCAAAGGGGTGGTGTGCTGTGTCTGGTTTGAGGAGAGCAGTGTGGCATGAGGTGGAAGGAGGGGTTGGAGCCGTGGAGCGAAGGGCTGGGGAGTTTGAATCTAGTTTGGAAAGTGGTAGGGAAGCCACAAACCCAAATCTGCTCCACTCCTGTTGTCCGGCCTCAGCAGAGGGGCGTAGCATCACGCATCTGGTGGCCCAGGCAAAACCTTAGAGCCATCAGGAAGCCCcagtctctccccatccccactccccagGCGCTCAGTCCAGCTGGTTCTTCTTCCAGTGCCCCTTGGGTCCCTTCCTTCTCTTGAGGCCACCTTCACACCTCACCAGGGACCTCCTGAGACttcctttttggttttctgaCCCCATCCCTTCCATCCTCTGTTCATGATGGTCCCAGGGACCCTTCTAAAAGGCTGCTCTGTCCAGGTGGTACCTCTGCACCCCCAAGGCCATCAGGGTGGAGCCCTCCTTCCTTGGCATGGAGTGTACGATccctcccaggccagccctgcctctcTGCTGCCCACCCAGGTGGGGCCAGCACTTGGCCCAGACACTCTAAGCCTCGTCAAATCCCTGCTGCTCCCTGAGTACGCCATGTGCCTTTTTTGGAGGGGCATGGGGGGATGGGAGAAGGGGGATGgattaatagtttaaaatgttgaaaatatttgttttgttctgacagtaaaataacatttttttctcttttgaaaaacttaaTTACCAGCATGTTCCAGATTCTTAAATAacaaaattcacacacacacacactctctctccctctctctctctctctctctgtcatataTTATACTTCatcttatgtttttgttttttttttttttgagacagagtctcactttgttgcccgggctagagtgagtgccgtggcgtcaacctagctcacagcaacctcaaactcctgggctcaagcaatcctactgcctcagcctcccgagtagctgggactacaggcatgtgccaccatgcccggctaattttatatatatatatatatatatatatatatatatatatatatatatataaatttttagttgtccagataatttatttctatttttagtagagacggggtctcgctcaggctggtctcgaactccttacctcgagcgatccacctgcctcggcctcccagagggctaggattacaggcgtaagccaccgcgcccggccttccatCTTATGTTTTAAAACGTTTCTATTTTATTGTCAAAAGTACTCATTAAAATCATGTTTACAAATAAAGCTTTGTCATCCACAGTGAAAATTccagatggaagaaaaatttgGATGGGGAGGGTCTTGAGAAATCTGCTAATGCAGTTTACTTTTACGGCGGGAAAAGGGCCTCCATGCATGGTTCTAAGAGCGTTTCATTCTGAAAATGTGCAGTTACACTCACTTTTCCTCTGCATCCCCGTTTCTGACCCTTGACCCAGTTTGGTTGGTCAGGCAAAGCTTGGTGAGAGAGGATGGGCCACCTGGGGGCTGCCCGCACAGGTGACTCCCGTGAGCTCTGCTCTGAGCCTGCTTGGCGAGGGACCCAGAAACAGACCCCATCCCTGAGCTGCCAAGCTCAGACTTTGTGCCAGGAGGCAGATCACTGTTCACAAAACAAGAGAGGAGTACAATCAAAAAGTTCTAAATTCCCAAAGTAAAATCAGACCTGAACAAAAGTAGAGAGGAAACTTTCTAACCCTAAGAGGATGTTTAGGTGGAAGAGCCTAAACAATGGTGCCTGCTCAGTTCCTGGGTAGGACCAGTTTGGGGCAGGACCAGTTGGGGGCAGGGCCATTAGACAATGGAAACCCGAGGGCATTTTGGAGACAATCTACTTGCTCCCAATAATGAGCTGTCGGTGGGTGCCTGTGTCACCAATCCCCTGTGGTGCTCAGAGCCTGCCTGCCCAGCTTGTGGCATCAGAACAGCCTGGCTGCACCCTTGCCGAGATCCCAGTTTAACCGGAGCAGACGCTGTGCTGGCCATGGAGAGAGCCACATACTCGCCCCTGCATTTTGCACACGCTCTGCCTGAAGCCAGCCACCCCCAGCTGGCCCCACAACACGCACATCTTGACTTCCCGCCAACTCGTCCTCAACCGTCAAGATTCAGCTCACATGTCACCGGCTTTGTGAAGCTGCCCTTGCTGTCCCCACCCTAAGCAGACCTAGTGTTTCTTCTCCACTCCTACAGCACCTGGTGTGACAGCATGAGTAATCGGCTATAATGATGTGAGCGCGTCCCTTGCTATTAGAGTGTGAGCCCCTCCAAAGCCACTTGGCCTCTTTTCAACTCCAGAGTCCAGGGCCCAGCAGGCAGCAGCTACTTAGAGTGTGTTTACTGAATGGAAAGATAAATGAATTAACAAACGAACAGATGATGGTTGTATAATAAACATATGGCAAGATCAGGTCTGTCTTTTGAGTTAACCCTGCCATTCAAGAGATGCCTGAGGAAACGCAGCCCAAGATGAAGGCATTTTTTCTAGTCCAAGTGAGATATGGCAGGAGTCTGGcccagagaggaagaagaggtcaGGTTTGAAATAGatttattcagagaaaaagattttaGAACTAATTGGCTATTGAGGTGATAAGAAGAAGGACGCTAGACTTTCGAGATGCTGACATCATTGTCTGGAAATGCAGGGGGATGAGCAATTTTTGGGAAAACAGTAAGTTCATTTTTAGAACTATTAGGAGGGATATTTTGGAGATAGTTAGAAACAGAGGCTTGGAGCTTGGGAGGGAACTCAGGGCTGGAGATAGAGATTTAAGAGTCATCTGGCTATAGATAGCAATTTAAGTAACAGTATGGATGGATAAATACATCAGTTATATCATCCACTACGTAGACTGAGAGGACTGTAGAGAGAATCTTAATGTAATAGTCAGGGCAGGCTGACCGCTGTAAGAACCAACTCCAGAATCTCGGCGGTAAAACTCGAGAAGTTTTTTACTTGCTTATGTAACAGTTTCTTGCTTCCACAAGGTCATCCAGAGACCCAGTCTTCTTCTACTTTGTGGCGCTCTCTTTCTTCCAGGCCTTTGATGGGCCGGGGAGAGAGTGGGCTCACATGAAGGCTTTCATGGGCCAGGTCTGGAAACTGCAGGCCTCACTTTTGCCCACACCCCACTGGGCAGAATTCAGTCACGTGGCTGCCTTGGTGcgaaggaggctgggaaatgtagttcagCAAGGTTCCCAGGAGGAAAAGAGACACAGTGCCCACCACACTGTGGGAACACCAAAATGTGGGGGGCGGATGTAGGAAGAAGGGCCTGCATAAAACAGCCTCAAAAGATGGACCaggagaaaaatgacatttggggaaaaaagggagaagaaaatttgGAGAAGGGCTGGCAGAAGCAGGCAGAGGACTGGAATGAGGGAAGCAAGGTGCGACGAGGGTGAGAGTGAGCCTAGGGTGACGCCCCTTGACTTCTCCACCCTGGGTGCCTGCTCATCGTACCCAGCCCGGTCCTGGCAGGCAAGTGCTGCAGAGGAAGAAACGGGAGAAGGCTGGGAGGATGCCAGTGGGTTTGGCAACCAGTGGTCCCTGTGAGCGACTTTAGCAAGAGATTTCCAATGAAAAATGAAGGCCCTTGAGGTTCTTGGACAGGAACTTGTCTGAAGGACCCGTACCGGCTACTGGCCGTTTCCCAGATTTCCTGTTCAGAAACGGAGCTCTGAGTTACCTGTGCCCTTAATGTTCCttgggaaggggaaaggggaaggaatTGGGTGCTAATTAGTTGACTCTGTGTCCCTGGCAGAGTTCTCTGAGCTGATTCTCAGTTGAGCCCATGAAGGTAGGTGTTATTCCGTTTCGTAgctaaggaaattgaggcacagagaaaggtAAAAGGGTATTTGAGATCAAAAAGCATGAaattaggatttgaacccagctccaAGGCCTGTGACTGTCCCAGTTCGCCACAGGCGTTCCAGCCCTCACAAGGGAGCACATTCTTCCaccctgggcagggccaggagggctgggggtggggagagaacagGGCCTCCAGCTCCCTTCGCTGCCTGGCGCCAGGGAAGACAGGCCTTGGGGCTTCGCAGCAGAGAGCGTCCGCTGAGCCAGGGCAGCACACTGAGGTGTGGACAGCCCGAGggtgctggggaggcaggggggaGGCCGGAAGAGGGGGAAGGGCTGGTCTGGCTGCCgcccggcccctcctcctccccagcagtCCCACCCCCGCCCTCGGCCTGGCTTCTCAGAGCGCTGGACCTGAGCAGTGGACACACAAGCCCTGACAGCCCCAAGTCACCATGGACGCTGAAGGTAAAGGGGCACTCTCCCCAGTGTCCCTGCACCCCCGTCTGCCCCACTGCCTtggctctctccccaccccacctgcctctgcccttgGGGAGACTATCTCCCCTCTGGTCTCCCCGTCCACGCTCTCACCACCCCGTGTCCCACCAACCTCGCTGAACCCCCACAGGCCTcttctcatctctctccttttatGTTGGGTCCCCAGCAAGCTCTGGGGAAGAAAGGGGCTTGAGGCCTGGAAAGGGCAGGAACAGCCTAGGGGAGGCCGCGTCCCCTGGAGGCAGGGGCGGGGGACGGGGGAGGCTGGACAGGGGGCAGCCCTGGACTTTGGCCCTCACCGGCCACTCAGAAGCAGCAGAGGCAAAGTCCCAGGCCATTagtggctgggtgggggaggggcctgagTCCTGGGAGTCCCTGGAGGCCCCATGCAGAGCCAGAGAAGGCTGGCTCTGGAGTCAAAAGGCTCCACCAGGGACAGGCCATGTGACCTGGGCAGGCCCctgacttctcagagcctcattTCCTTGCATTGGTACAATGACAGTAATAGTCCCCTGCTCTCAAGGTTGTGGGGAGGACTGATGACAGGAGGCATGGGGCACAGGAAGCCCTTCCTCAAGCTCCCTGCCTTGTCACCTTCCCTCTTCCAGTTTCTCCCTGGGGACTCTCACCAGCCTCTGACCTTGCCTCTGTTTGGAGGGCCTGCTGGCCCCACACACCTGGCCCTTCTTTTTGGCTGTGGAGCCAGCTCTTGGGGGTCCCCTGCAGGGTGGCACCCAGGGGACCTTTCAATCCCAGTTGTgtctttctcttttgaaataacaccacctggatt
This window contains:
- the SPN gene encoding leukosialin is translated as MANVRFGTRLSFRSVSPRDDTRGHYCHAGVARGKAEAWRVTWASGYLPRGAERFQHLNNRARCAIRTPGNRLKHPDDNGALVDGRAVTGKGPGPLNDQLQEQGGWGRMQGGVGGARAPLPFPLGPCLPQSCPSLRRSWSGLAPDLCPNQLSRSQLCVCLALEMALLLLFWALVVSPEALGNQTTLQPSSPGGSSLVSRNSEALNLNSVMSISSVTKDPKDDGTGDQVSSPPRTPTASEVSPLGTSTGASTDPPVSEPTVSQEVSPEKSSMLLETSNATSDPAVPTAISHNVTSGIMTASSLETSNGASGPPVTTATSSLETSSGAIGPPVTMATSSLETSNGASGPPVTMATSSLETSSEASGPPVTTATSSLETSNGASGPPVTMATSSLETSNGASGPPVTMATSSLETSSEASGPPVTTATGSLETSNGAGDSSISSVKISTVITPVVMPSPNPHGGSKGVLLVPVLMALLVAVAFIALLLLWRHRQKRRTGALKLSAGRKRNGAVDAWAGPARVPEEGAATATAGGPGEDKGPGVPNGEESGPRPTLTTFFGRRKSRQGSLALEELKPESGPRLGAEEEPLVGSAAGAGEDRTSDGPEARRCS